The DNA segment CGGGCATCTGGACCCGGCCGCGCTGTGGGAGATGATTGACGACAAGGTCAAGCTGGTATGCTTTCCGCATTGCTCGAATGTGGTGGGCGAAATCAATCCTGTGGCCGAAATCTGCACGCGGCTGCGTGACGCGGGCGTGTATTCCTGTGTCGATGGCGTGTCCTATGCGCCGCATGGGCTGCCGGATGTGGCAGGGCTTGGGGCGGATATCTATCTGTTTTCGGCCTACAAAACCTATGGGCCGCATCAGGGGCTGATGGTGATCCGCCGCGCACTCGCCGAGATGCTGCCCAATCAAGGGCATTATTTTAAGGCTCAATTAGCGTTTGTTATGCGTGCCCATGTGCGATAGAACATATAGTGAACATACTGTGTGGAGGGGTATATATGGACCACGACATCTTTCTGGTTTGGCTCAATGAGACGGATAACCTCTCGCCGGACCAGCGCGCCGAGGCGAGTCGGATCCTTTCTGGGTCTCCGTCATTGCAGGCGGTGGTCGATCTCCTTGAGGCAAAGGTTCGTGAGGACCGTATCTGCCCGCACTGCGCTTCAGAAGGAGCTATCATCAGGGGTCATGCAAGTGGCCTTTCCCGGTTCTTTTGCAAAGGCTGCGGCAAAACCTTCAACGCGTTGACCGGTACTCCGCTGGCGCGCCTGCGCCACAAGGGCCGTTGGGCAGAGTTCGCTGCTTCGTTACGTGACGGCGAAACGGTAAAGGTATCCGCTGAGCGTTGCATGGTGGCGCGCACGACCGCTTTTCGTTGGCGTCATCGTTTTCTTCGGGCGGTGACGGCTGGGGCGATCAAGTTGCGCGGCATCGTCGAAGCCGACGAGACCTTCTTTCTGAGCAGCCGAAAAGGTGAACGAAACCTTGATCGTAAGGCCCGTAAACGTGGCGGCAAGGCCGCCAAACGCGGCTTGTCGGAGGAGCAGGTTCCGGTCTTGGTCGCAGCCGACCGATCCGGCACCACCATAAGTGCTGTCTTGCCAGCAGTGACGGCCGCACATCTGCAGGCGGTTTTGCAGCCGCTTCTCGATCCTGATGCGCTCTTGGTCACTGATGGCTGCACCAGTTACCCGCCTTGCGCAGCAGCAATGGGCATCAGCCATGAAAGCCTCAACCAGACTGCAGGACAACGTGTTCGCGGGGAGTTGCACATTCAAACCGTGAACAGTCGACATGAGCGGCTCAAGACATTCCTGCGGCGCCATCGCGGCATCGCAACCAAGTACTTGGACAGCTACCTGCGCTGGTTTCAACTTGCAGTCATTCCAAAACACCAAACTCCCCGCGCGATACTCGCCGCCGCCGCAGGAATCCTGCCTATCTCAAGGCACGCATAATTAACGCCAATTGAGCCTATTTTAATGCTGACGCGCTTTACAAACGCTTCACCCCGGCCGGGCCGGACCATGCGCAGATTGCGGCCTGTGCGGGGATGGCCGATTATATTGACGCCCTGCATAGCCATCATTTTGGCGATCAGGCTGGCCAACAAGCAACACCTCCGGCGCAGCGCAATACGGCGATTCATGATCTGATGCGCGGGCATGAAACTACATTGCTGCAACCTTTGCTCGACCACCTTGCAGGGCGCAATGATATCCGCCTGCTCGGTCCTGACCGGGCCGAAGGGCGCGCGCCGACGGTTGCGCTGGTTCATGCGCGCCCCGGTGCCGAGCTGGCACGCGCGCTGGCCGCCGAGGGGATTATGGCGGGTGGTGGCAGTTTCTATGCCGACCGCGCCCTGCATGCACAGGGGGTTGAGCCTGCGCATGGGGTCCTGCGTCTGTCTTTTGTGCATTATGCAACGCAAGCTGACCTTGACCGCCTGTTAACCGTGCTAGATCAGGTCTTGTGACTTGAATTTAACACAGGCAGACGAGTTTGAACGACAATCGTCCCATACTGGTATGGTTTCGGCGTGATTTACGCCTGAGCGATCATCCCGCGCTGCATGAAGCGGCGCGCAGCGGGCGGGTTGTGGTTCCGGTTTTCCTGCATGATCAGGTGATTGAGGGGCTTGGCGCAGCTCCGAAATGGCGTCTTGGATTGGGGATCGAGGCGTTTTCAGACAGCCTTGAAGCACTTGGGCTGCGGTTGATCCTGCGCCGTGGAAACGCCTTGGCCGAGTTGCAAAAGCTGGTGCGCGAGACTGGTGCAGGCGCAGTCTGGTGGACACGCCAATATGACCCCGATCAAATCGAGCGTGACAGTGAGATTAAGTCCACGCTTCAAGGCGCTGGTATTGAAGCAAAAAGCTTCCCTGGTCATCTGCTGTTCGAGCCGTGGGACGTGGCGACCGGACAGGGCAAATTCTATCAGGTCTACACACCTTTCTGGCGCTCGGTGCGTGGGCGCGATGTTGCGGTACGCTTGCCTGCGCCTGCGGATGTGGCTGCGCCTGCGCATTGGCCCGAAAGCGATGCGCTGGAGTCGTGGCAGATGGGGCACGCGATGAACCGCGGCGCAGATGTGGTGCGCCCCTATCTGCATATCGGTGAGGCAGCGGCGCGCCAGCGACTGGCCAGCTTCGCGCGCGACCGGTTCGACAGCTATGGCACCGACCGCGACCGTCTGGACAAGGACGCAACCTCTGGCCTGTCCGAGAACCTGACTTACGGCGAGATCAGCCCCTTGGCGCTGTGGGAAACCGGCCAACGCGCAATGGAGGCCGGCAAGGCCGGAGCCGAGACGTTTCTCAAGGAAATCGTCTGGCGCGAATTTGCTTACCATCTGGTATATCACACGCCCCAGATAACCCATGATAGCTGGCGTGCGGGGTGGGACAGCTTTCCGTGGCAGGATGAAAGCGCCGAGACTTTGCGCTGGAAGCAAGGGCGCACCGGCATTGAGGTGGTCGATGCCGCCATGCGCGAAATGTATGTCACAGGTCGGATGCACAACCGCGCGCGGATGCTTGTCGGCTCATATCTGACCAAGCATATGATGACGCATTGGCGCGTCGGTCAGCGCTGGTTCGAGGAATGCCTGATCGACTGGGACCCGGCGGCGAATGCGATGGGTTGGCAATGGGTTGCTGGGTCCGGGCCGGATGCTGCACCGTATTTCCGCATATTCAACCCTGACACGCAGGCTGAAAAATTCGATCCTAAACGCGCATATCGGTCCGCTTGGGTCGCAGAGCTGTCACAAGACCCGCCCGGCACAGCGCTGGAGTTCTTCAGCGCCTGCCCGCGCAACTGGAACCTGACGCCAGATGCTGCATATCCCGCACCTGTGGTAGAGCTCGCGACAGGGCGAAACAGGGCGCTGTCCGCATATGAACATAGAAAAACAGCCTGAATTGGCGATAATAGGGGCATGTTTGCAGGTGAATGACATGGCGAATGCAACAAAATCTCAGAAAGCGATCCTGACCTCTATCGAGGGGCAGCAGGATTTGCCGCGCTATTTCCGCCAAGCCTATGCGCGCGCGGCGCTGCTCAACAAGGGACGGCTGGATGTGATCTTGCCGGATGGGCGCCAGTTTCGTATGGAAGGCGCGGCCCCCGGTCATGTGGCAGAACTTCATGTCCATGACGCCGACCTGTTCGGACGCCTGATCCGCGAGGGCGATGTGGGCTTTGCCGAATCCTATATGGAAGGCGGCTGGTCCACGCCTGATTTGCAGGCATTCATGGATCTTATCAATGATGACAACCCGTCCGTCTATGACGAAGCGGTCGGGTTGCGGCTGGTGCGCCTTGTGGAACGTGCGCGCCATTGGCTGCGCTCGAATTCCAAGACGCAGGCGCGCAGGAATATCTCGTATCATTATGATTTGGGTAATGATTTCTATGGGTTATGGCTGGATGACAGCATGACCTATTCCTCTGCCATTTTCACCACCGGACAAGAAAGTCTGGAGGCCGCGCAGGAGGCCAAGTATTGCGCCATGGTCGATCATATGGGGGTGAAACCCGGCGATCATGTACTGGAAATCGGGTGCGGATGGGGGGGGTTTGCTGAATATGCCGCCGCCAAACGCGGACTGAAAGTGACCGGCTTGACGATCAGTGCAGCGCAGCGTGATTTCGCAGTGGCGCGCATGGCGCAGGCCGGGTTGTCGGAACAGGTCGAAATACGGATGCAGGATTACCGCGACACAGGCGGGCAATTTGATGGCATCGCCTCGATCGAGATGTTCGAGGCCGTGGGCGAGAAATACTGGCCGCGCTATTTCCGGGCGGTGTTTGAGCGGTTAAAACCCGGCGCGCAAGCTGTCATCCAGATCATCATGGTGCCGGATGAGCGCTTTAACTCTTACCGCAATCACGTTGATTTTATACAGAAATACATCTTCCCCGGTGGGATGCTTGGCGCGCCCGGTCCTGTGCGGCGCGTGGCCGAAGATCAGGGTCTGCACTACCGTGACACCCATGATTTCGGGCAAAGTTATAGCGAAACCCTGCGCCGCTGGAATCACAGCTTTCAGGCGCAATGGCCCGAAATTTCCGCGATGGGCTATGACACCCGCTTCAAGCGGATGTGGGAGTTTTATCTGACATCTTGCGCAGGCGCATTTCGAAACGGCACCTGCGATGTAACGCAGCTTGTCTTGCAGCGACCGAACGGCAACTGAGCCGGAATTCTGTGGCAGCGACAGATTGCGCCTTGGCGCGCAGGCGTTTAGGTTTGTGCCTGCGCGTATTTTGAGAGGCCGCTATGCCCACAATTACCAGACTGGTCGCCATGGTGCTGTTCGGCATAGTGGCATTTTCCCTCGTGACGCAATTCCATTTGTTGGATGAAGACCCGCCCAGATCGCAGGCAAGCAATTTTCTTTTTGCCGTTGTGGCAGGGCTTGTTGGCTGGCGATTTGTCGGCCTGCGCATCACGCGCGACTTCGCTGCCGGTTTCACGATTGTGGTGCAGGGCTATGTCGCTACATTGCTGATTTCACTTACCGTTGCCGGAATGTACGACATTTTCGCCAATGGCTACAGATTGCGTTACCGTAGCTTTGCCGAGGCATTTACCGGCAGCATGTCCAATGCCTACGAGGTGTTGCTGCAAATGAAAGATGTCCCGTTTTTGTCGTGGGTTCTGGGCAGTGCTTTGCTTTGCAGTTTCCTTCTGGTTCTGATCTATCGAACTGCGGAAACGCGGCGCATATCGGGATGACGCAAACAGTTTTCCTGTTCGGCCCCCTATGCGACGCGAAGCTTGCAGAGGTCATTCTGCACAAGCGCGCCACAGGGCAGCGCGCGCTTTTGCATGATTACCGGCTGGGCATGGTGGGACCGTCCATCATGCCGTGTCTTGTGCCCGAACCCGGCGCATCCGTTGACGGCATGGTCGTGGCGGTGGATGCACCTGCATTGGCGCGGCTTGATATTTTCTTCGGCCTGCATTCGGCAGAGCGGTTTGGCGTTGTGGTGGAGGGCGCAGGCACAAAGATGGCTGCTTTGGCGTACCATGTGGGGCGACAGCCAAGCGACCCCGTGTCAACCGGCTGGACCAAAGATCAATCGCAGATCATGCACCTTGCCACCGCCGAGATCATGGGTTTGGCAGATCGCGCACCGATAGCTGCGCTGCACGCGCGCTGGCCGATGGCGCTGGCACATGCCGCGTCACAGGTGCGCGCGCGCAAGGGCGATGATCCTGCCCAGTTGCGCAAGGATTGGACGCGCAATGATGTGGAACTGGTGCATGGAGCGATGCCCTATGCGTGGTATTTCGCTGTGGCCGAAGATGATCTGCGGTTTCGTCAGTTTGACGGGGCATTCAGCGCGGTGGTAAAGCGCGCGGGCTTGGTGATGAGCGATGCGGTCACGGTTCTGCCTTATGACCCGGTGCGCGACATAGTGATGGTGATCGAGCAGTTCCGCTTCGGGCCGTGGTTGCGGGGTGCGGGCAATGCGTGGCTTCTGGAACCTATCGCCGGGCGCGTTGACCCATTTGAAAGCCCGCAAGACTGCGCCTTGCGCGAAGCACAGGAAGAGGCGCAGATCACTTTGCGTGCGGACGCGCTGATGTCGGTGGGACATGTCTATCCATCCCCCGGTGCCATCACAGAATTTCTGTATCAATTCGTGGCACTGTGCGATCTGCCCGAGGGGAGTGACGGGGTCGCGGGCCTTGACAGCGAGGCCGAGGATATCCGCAGCCATCTTGTGCCCTTTGATCGTTTGATGGCATTGATCGCCAGTGGCGAGGTGCAGAATGGCCCGCTGCTGCAATCAGCCTATTGGCTTGCGCTGAACCGCGACAGGCTGCGCGCGGATGCGGTGCCTCAGGACGGCGGTTGATCCTTGCGCCAAGCATCCCAATCCTCGGGCGTGTCCAGATCCGTTACGGCGCGCTGACCGGGCAGGGGGTGCAAGTGCGGTGAAGGACTGCGCAAAAGCAACTTCGCCCCCTCATCGCCGCGCAGCTTTAGCATGGCCGGAAACAATGCACGTGGCAGGATGACCGGATGACCGGGCTGCTTGTCAGCCGCGCAGGCCCGTAAGGGGCGCTGCGGTTCCTGCGCCTGCGCCGCAAACAGATCACGCATATCCTGTGCCGTGATGTCAGGCATATCGGGCAGGGCGATCATAACTGCCTGCGCATCCAGCGCCATCGCCCAGCGTGCGCCCGCGCGCAAAGACGCGCTCATTCCTTCAGCGGCATCCGTGATTTGCAAGAACGCGACAGGTAGCCCGTCCAAGGCTTGCTTGCGCGCTTCATCTTCTGCGCGCAAACTGACCGCGACATGTGGTGTGACCTGCAAGGCCCGTCGCGCCACACAGGTCAGCAGCGCCATGCCGCCAACCTGTTGCAACAGTTTGTCAGCGCCCCGCATCCGGCTGGAGGCGCCTGCAGCAGGCAGCAGGATCGCGCAGGTTTTGCTCACCGCTCCGGGATCAGGCCGCGCGGTGCAAAGCGCAACATGAGCAACAACGCCACCCCCATCGTCAGCAGGCGCATATAGGCAGCAGAGGACAGCAAATGCTGCTTCAGATCCGACCCGTCTGCCATGCCCGAGGTGACAATCTCCATGAACCAGCGCCCGGCAGGTTCCACCTGAACCCACAAGAACCAGATCACGAAAGCCCCCAGCACAGCGCCCCAGTTATTGCCCGATCCGCCCACGATCACCATCACCCAGATCAGGAAGGTATAGCGCAGCGGCTCGTAACTGCCCGGTGTCAACTGACCATCCATCGACACCATCATTGCGCCCGCCAGCCCGCACACAGCCGAGCCGAGCACAAAGATCATCAGGTGCCGCCGTGTGACATCCTTGCCCATGGCGCGGGCAGAAACTTCGTTGTCACGAATGGCGCGCATCATCCGGCCCCAAGGCGAATTCAGCGCCCGCTCTGCCAGCCAGATCAGAATGCCCAGCACGATCACGAATAACGCACTATAGCCAAGCCCCGAGACGACCGAGGCGGTTTGCGAAATTGTCCAGCCCAAAGTATCCGCCAAGGATTGCACCCAAGGCACCGGCTGCAACTCGATCGGGCGGGCGACGGGCCGTTCAATGCCTGTGACATTGTTCACACCACGCGCCAGCCAGCGTTCATGCTTAAGCACTGCAATC comes from the Roseinatronobacter monicus genome and includes:
- a CDS encoding IS1595 family transposase — protein: MDHDIFLVWLNETDNLSPDQRAEASRILSGSPSLQAVVDLLEAKVREDRICPHCASEGAIIRGHASGLSRFFCKGCGKTFNALTGTPLARLRHKGRWAEFAASLRDGETVKVSAERCMVARTTAFRWRHRFLRAVTAGAIKLRGIVEADETFFLSSRKGERNLDRKARKRGGKAAKRGLSEEQVPVLVAADRSGTTISAVLPAVTAAHLQAVLQPLLDPDALLVTDGCTSYPPCAAAMGISHESLNQTAGQRVRGELHIQTVNSRHERLKTFLRRHRGIATKYLDSYLRWFQLAVIPKHQTPRAILAAAAGILPISRHA
- a CDS encoding cryptochrome/photolyase family protein, giving the protein MNDNRPILVWFRRDLRLSDHPALHEAARSGRVVVPVFLHDQVIEGLGAAPKWRLGLGIEAFSDSLEALGLRLILRRGNALAELQKLVRETGAGAVWWTRQYDPDQIERDSEIKSTLQGAGIEAKSFPGHLLFEPWDVATGQGKFYQVYTPFWRSVRGRDVAVRLPAPADVAAPAHWPESDALESWQMGHAMNRGADVVRPYLHIGEAAARQRLASFARDRFDSYGTDRDRLDKDATSGLSENLTYGEISPLALWETGQRAMEAGKAGAETFLKEIVWREFAYHLVYHTPQITHDSWRAGWDSFPWQDESAETLRWKQGRTGIEVVDAAMREMYVTGRMHNRARMLVGSYLTKHMMTHWRVGQRWFEECLIDWDPAANAMGWQWVAGSGPDAAPYFRIFNPDTQAEKFDPKRAYRSAWVAELSQDPPGTALEFFSACPRNWNLTPDAAYPAPVVELATGRNRALSAYEHRKTA
- a CDS encoding SAM-dependent methyltransferase translates to MANATKSQKAILTSIEGQQDLPRYFRQAYARAALLNKGRLDVILPDGRQFRMEGAAPGHVAELHVHDADLFGRLIREGDVGFAESYMEGGWSTPDLQAFMDLINDDNPSVYDEAVGLRLVRLVERARHWLRSNSKTQARRNISYHYDLGNDFYGLWLDDSMTYSSAIFTTGQESLEAAQEAKYCAMVDHMGVKPGDHVLEIGCGWGGFAEYAAAKRGLKVTGLTISAAQRDFAVARMAQAGLSEQVEIRMQDYRDTGGQFDGIASIEMFEAVGEKYWPRYFRAVFERLKPGAQAVIQIIMVPDERFNSYRNHVDFIQKYIFPGGMLGAPGPVRRVAEDQGLHYRDTHDFGQSYSETLRRWNHSFQAQWPEISAMGYDTRFKRMWEFYLTSCAGAFRNGTCDVTQLVLQRPNGN
- a CDS encoding TrgA family protein, whose protein sequence is MPTITRLVAMVLFGIVAFSLVTQFHLLDEDPPRSQASNFLFAVVAGLVGWRFVGLRITRDFAAGFTIVVQGYVATLLISLTVAGMYDIFANGYRLRYRSFAEAFTGSMSNAYEVLLQMKDVPFLSWVLGSALLCSFLLVLIYRTAETRRISG
- a CDS encoding NUDIX domain-containing protein; the protein is MTQTVFLFGPLCDAKLAEVILHKRATGQRALLHDYRLGMVGPSIMPCLVPEPGASVDGMVVAVDAPALARLDIFFGLHSAERFGVVVEGAGTKMAALAYHVGRQPSDPVSTGWTKDQSQIMHLATAEIMGLADRAPIAALHARWPMALAHAASQVRARKGDDPAQLRKDWTRNDVELVHGAMPYAWYFAVAEDDLRFRQFDGAFSAVVKRAGLVMSDAVTVLPYDPVRDIVMVIEQFRFGPWLRGAGNAWLLEPIAGRVDPFESPQDCALREAQEEAQITLRADALMSVGHVYPSPGAITEFLYQFVALCDLPEGSDGVAGLDSEAEDIRSHLVPFDRLMALIASGEVQNGPLLQSAYWLALNRDRLRADAVPQDGG
- a CDS encoding nucleotidyltransferase family protein; amino-acid sequence: MSKTCAILLPAAGASSRMRGADKLLQQVGGMALLTCVARRALQVTPHVAVSLRAEDEARKQALDGLPVAFLQITDAAEGMSASLRAGARWAMALDAQAVMIALPDMPDITAQDMRDLFAAQAQEPQRPLRACAADKQPGHPVILPRALFPAMLKLRGDEGAKLLLRSPSPHLHPLPGQRAVTDLDTPEDWDAWRKDQPPS
- a CDS encoding branched-chain amino acid ABC transporter permease → MSLTARDLGLFAIMGAVLALVAMFQSPQLAITILNMSLISAIMALGVNMQWGYAGLFNVGIMGFTAVGGLAVVLIAQPPVPEAWAAGGLGILLGLMLGVATILAAVIVYKRMAPSKLRGIAIFAVLAVGYLVTSYVFGPAKQAVQAVNPASEGYLGGAGLPVVLAWPVGAVFAAGVAWLVGKVSLGLRSDYLAIATLGISEIVIAVLKHERWLARGVNNVTGIERPVARPIELQPVPWVQSLADTLGWTISQTASVVSGLGYSALFVIVLGILIWLAERALNSPWGRMMRAIRDNEVSARAMGKDVTRRHLMIFVLGSAVCGLAGAMMVSMDGQLTPGSYEPLRYTFLIWVMVIVGGSGNNWGAVLGAFVIWFLWVQVEPAGRWFMEIVTSGMADGSDLKQHLLSSAAYMRLLTMGVALLLMLRFAPRGLIPER